The DNA window AACAAGGCAGCTGAAAGCCAGGCTCGAAGTCATGGAAAAAAGCCTCAGGAATTCTTTCTCAAAAATTCGCCAGGAAAATGATTCCATGAGGGCATGGGTGAATTACCACTACCAAAAAGGCCTGTATTTTCAGAATCAGATAAGCAGGCTCCATGCCCGTTCTAGCTCATCAGAATCAAAGCTCAGCCAGGCCGAGTCGTCCATAAAAAGCAATATCTCTCTCCTCCGCGAGCTCGCGGACAGCCAAAAAAAGCTCCTTCAAAAACTCTCAGATATTGAATCTTTGAAGCAGGAAGCCATCTCTGAAAAGGAATTAAATTTCTATATTGAAAATATATCTGACCAGATTCATAAAATAGGGCTGAAAATAGAGGAACTGAGCTATCTGCCTTCTAAAATATCAGCATTAAAGGAGCAGCTTACAGGGCATCTTGCCTCGCCCCACGACTCAGGCATGATAGGGAAAAAGGTAGCAGAGCTCCAGGAAAAGCTGAAGTCCATAATAGCAAAGAAGCCCCCAAAGCAGAAGCTCGTCGAGAAAGTGAGAAAAAACAGCCATGATTACATAAAAGCGGTTGCTTTGAGCTATATCAAGAAATACGAAAAAATTTCAGCTTACCAGCTGCGCGATATGATTGTCGAGGAGCAGAACATGACTTCAAAGAGCACATTCTACCGCATCCTGGAAGAGCTTGAGTCCATGGATGAGATTAGCACCATAAAGCAGGGCAAGGAAAAAATCTTCCTTTCAAAATTAAGAAAAACAGCCTGATCTAAGCAGGAAACCGCATCTATATTGGTATACTTTTTACTGATATTTCTTTATTTTATCGTCGATAAATCAAAAAAATACAAAAAAGTAAATTATTTAAACAAGCGTTTCTCAGGTTTTTTTCGGGGGATGAAAAATTTATCCGGATAAGTCAATTAATGAGCAGAATAAGTTTGCAATTAAGCTTCTTTTTGATGAGATAAAGGGCGAATTGGACGAGCACCTCTATTCCATAAACCAAAACACGAATGAGATTTCTTCCAACTATGAATACCTTTGCGAGATGGATTACAAGATAAACAAGCTTTCCGAAAGGCTCGATCATATGCAGCTTTTCCTTGAGCAAAATCTTGGCTTTAAGAAAGCTAAAAAGCCAAAATTCCAGACAAAGCCCCTTTCTAATAACGAGCAGGACGTCTTTCTTGTGCTTTACATGCTTGAGGAGAAGAAAGGCGCAGTAACCTATAGCGACATAGCAGCAAGGACAGGCCTTTCCCGGGATCTGATAGCAAATTACATTACCAGGATGATAGAAAAGAACATACCGATTATCAAGCGCTACGTCAATAACCAGCCGCTTCTAAGGCTGGATCCCCAGTTCAAGCGCCTGCAGGCAAAAGAGAACATCCTCGGCCTTAACCAGAAAACAATTAATAATTTCTAATAATTTTTCTATCAAATTATTTAAGAATTAATTAAAAGTTTTAAGCATTATAAAAAACAGAAAATTTCAATAATTAATTAAAAGTTTTAAGCGAATTTTACAATATATCAAGAGGGCTCTTTACCGGCACAATAATTTTCCAATAACTCTCCTTAGAAATTTTAACCGTTTTGTTCTACCTGTCCCCTGTAAATTTGTTTAACTTTTCATTCCCCTTATCCCTGGGCCCCTCCTTAAACTTCTCAGTCAATTTCGCTTCATATATCTCCTGCGTATCAGTAATTGACGGTATTCCATACATTTGAAGAGTTGTCCTGGCATCTGCATGGCCAGCCATCCTTTGCACCATATTAAAAGGTATCCCAGCAGCTAAACTAAGCCTTGAAAAACTATGTCTAAAAATATGTGGATTCATGTTTTTTACCTTCGGATTCGGATTTTTAACATTAGCCCTTTTAGCGCAATTTGCCACAATCCTATTGATTTGGCTAAGGGAAATTCCCTCTGAACTATGTTTATTGCTCTGTACCAAAAATCCTGTTTTCCTGCTGCCTAAGTAAAACCTTATCGTCTGTAAAGTATCATCATCAATCGGAACAGACCTTGATTTTGGATCTTTTTCACTTCCTCCCTTGCCCTTTGCAACAAATAACCGTTTCCTTTCAAAATCCACATCCTTGACCTTAAGATTAGCAAGTTCAAACCTTCTCATTCCGGTCCTGGCAAGAATTTTCAAAATAACACTTTCTTTTAGATTCTTAGCAACCGCAATAATTGAATTGATTTCATCCCAGCTCAGATAAAATTCATTAAATTTCCTTGCCATTGTGCCTCCAAAAAGAAAAAATCCAGTTGGCTGGATTTTTTCAGGATTTTAATTTTATTCAAGATATCTCTAAAAAACGCAACACTTGTATTTAAAAATTGCGTTTTATCCCAAAAAACCCCCAAAAACGCAACAAAAGTAGTAGAAATGTTGCGTTTTTGAGAAAATCGATGAATTCAGTCGCTTTTAAAATATGAAACAGTCCTCCTGCAGCATAAGGCCTTACTCTCCCCTTGGTAAGTTCATTAAAGACTAGCATACACGCAATTTGATCCATAACAAGCGCAGGTTGTGTAAATTCAGTCTTGTTAAGCTTCTCTGAAGTGCCCTCAAAAGACCCTTCATTAAGTCATATCCTAAAGCAGAATTAACTTTCTCATGCAGCCTTTGTACAGTCTTATTGGCCTCATGCAGGTCCTTTCCCATCCCCACATATTGTGCACCCTGGCCCGGAAAAACAAACATCACCTTAGCCTCGACTGAAACCATAAGGGAAAGGAATACTTTCAGATTTATAAATATTGAGAAAAATACGGTTATGTAGAAAGTAATTTGATTCTTGCGCCTATGTTATAGGCTATGAGCTTCGCAAAAAATTCTGCACGTTGCATATGCGTATGGTGAGCACACTTTTTCCAAAAAATTAATAAACTTCGACATTTCTAATTTCAGCTAAGTTACTATTTCGGGGTGGAAAAATGATAAAATGGAAAAAATTTTTCATCGCTGGCATCGTTGCAGCCATAATTCGTTATCTGGTAAGCTCAGGGTTTGGCATGTACTTCGCAGATCTTTATGACCCTACAACAGGCCTTTGGAGAGCTATGACGCCTTCCTGGATGCAGAATGTCATTATAGCCCACGTAATCATAGCATTTTTGGCAGTTTTTGCTTATGCAGTAATCAACCGTGCTTTAGGAAAAGTCTCTGAAAAAGGCAAAAAAGGGGCCAAATTCGGTTTTTTAGTGTGGCTGGTAAGGGACATACCCTGCTCAGTGCTGACATATGTGTTCATGCCTGTAACATTCACACTAGTAGCAACATGGCTTGTGTCCGGCCTAATCATCAGCCTGATTAACGGCCTTGTAATTGCGCGTATTTACAAATAGGTTAATATTTGCTTTTTGAGCATGATTCAATCAATTTAACCGTTTTATGAAAATATCACCATCTTCAAATACCCTGAAAAGGAATACCCTGTTTTTTTCCATCTCAGGAATCAGCTTTCTTTGGCTCTGGTTTAAATTTCCTGTACCCATCTTCAAGGCAGCAAAATAACCCCCTTTCCTACCGAAACAAAAGAAATCAAGCCCAATCTTGCCCAATTTTTTAAGCTCCTTTTGCTGTATTTTCTTCAAAAAATAAGCAGGAATCTGCTCAAGAACAGAAAAATGAGGATTGATTTTTATTGAAGTGATGCCGTTTTCGATGCAGTGTCCCCTGAATACCATCTCAGCATAATATCCCCTGTGTTTAGGCGAGGAAATGGAATAGCCATTGTCATTTATCCACCCAAAATAGTCCTGCTTTAGTTTTGATTTAATTACTCTGGTATACATAATAGAATATAATATTATTTTAATTTTAATATTTAATTATATTATAATAACTATTTTACAAAATATCTATTAAAGAATATAGTTTATTAATTACCATATTGTAAATAATTTTAAAAATTTTCTGAAAAATTTTCAATTTTTCCCAAAAAGTGAGCGTTAAATAATGAGCTGAAAAACATACAACCAATACAAGACATCTTAACTCTCACTTTTCCTGCCGGAATTTAAAAATTGCAATAAATCATATTGTTATACATCCGGATTAATTTTTCACAAAACCTGAATCAGCTTATTTAAACTGCCAGCCCAGCAAAATAAAGTGAGCATTTTGCTGAAATCTCTTTAGGCACTATAAAATAAAAATAAAATAATTCCATATAAACCGCATAAAATAAAAATTTTGGCTTTTCAGCTACATAATATTTTTTTAATATTCCGAATTTCTTGTCAAAATATATTCCTTTTCTCTGCTCGAAAATCTGAAATGAGGATTAGGGCGAAAAAAAGCCATTTAGCCAATGCAAACGAAAGATATTTATACTTATAAGCCAAAAAAATGCCAATATGGCAGAAGAACTGATTTCTAACAAGGAAGAGCTGAAAAGGATGCCTCTTGGCATAAAAGGCCTCGACGAAAACATGCAGGGCGGCGTGCCCCTTGGCTCCAACATTCTGGTTACAGGCGCTTCAGGAACGATGAAATCCTCTGTCTGCTTCAATTCGATATATAATGAGGCAAGCAAGGGAAAAA is part of the Candidatus Woesearchaeota archaeon genome and encodes:
- a CDS encoding HTH domain-containing protein → MDEHLYSINQNTNEISSNYEYLCEMDYKINKLSERLDHMQLFLEQNLGFKKAKKPKFQTKPLSNNEQDVFLVLYMLEEKKGAVTYSDIAARTGLSRDLIANYITRMIEKNIPIIKRYVNNQPLLRLDPQFKRLQAKENILGLNQKTINNF
- a CDS encoding tyrosine-type recombinase/integrase, with amino-acid sequence MARKFNEFYLSWDEINSIIAVAKNLKESVILKILARTGMRRFELANLKVKDVDFERKRLFVAKGKGGSEKDPKSRSVPIDDDTLQTIRFYLGSRKTGFLVQSNKHSSEGISLSQINRIVANCAKRANVKNPNPKVKNMNPHIFRHSFSRLSLAAGIPFNMVQRMAGHADARTTLQMYGIPSITDTQEIYEAKLTEKFKEGPRDKGNEKLNKFTGDR